The genomic interval AAGTCGCAGGTGCCGCCCTTGGCGAGGAAGGTCTCGACGCCGTCGTCCCCGCTGGTGTCGAACAGGTCCCCGGCCCCCACAGTGACGTTGCGGACACCGGCAAGCTGCGTGGCCTCCGGGTCCGACGACGGCCGGCGCTCGGCCCGGGCGGCCTCCTCTGCGGGGCGCTCGTCGGCCAGGGTCAGGGTCAGGCCCGGCACGAGGAAGCTGGTCTGGCGCAGGCGGGCGCGCAGGGCGGAGGCGTCGTACTCGGTGGGGCGGGGAAAGATCTGGGGGTCGGCCCAGTAGCGCACCCGGGTGCCGGAGACACCGCGGCGGACCTTGCCGACGACGCGCAGCCCGGAGGCCTCAGTGAACTCGGTGAAGGGGGCGTCGGGCGTAGGGGCCTTACCGCCGTCGTCGAAGACGCCGGGCACACCGCGGTGGAAGCTCATGGCGTAGGTGCTGCCGCCCCGGTCCACCTCGACGTCCATGCGCACGCTCAGGGCGTTGACGACACTGGCGCCCACACCGTGCAGGCCGCCTGCGGCGCCATAGGAGCCGCCGCCGAACTTCCCGCCCGCGTGGAGCTTGGTGTAGACGAGCTCGACGCCGGTCAGGCCCGAGGCGGGCTCGACGTCGACGGGCACGCCGCGGCCGGTGTCGCGGACCTCGACGGAGCCGTCGGCGTGGACGACGACGTCGATGGAGGTGCCGTGGCCCTCCAGGGCCTCATCGACGGCGTTGTCCACGATCTCCCAGACGCAGTGCATGAGCCCACGCTGGTCGGTCGAGCCGATGTACATGCCGGGCCGCTTGCGCACGGCCTCAAGCCCCTCGAGGACGGAGAGGTGGCGGGCTGAGTAGGAGGTCGAGCTCTCGGACACGCACGCAACCTATCGGACAGATGTTCGCCGACCGTTCTCCCGCGCGGCCTGAGCGATGTGGTGTTCCTCCACCTTCCCGGGTTCGCCCACGGCTCAGCGGCTGCGCCCGGGGCGGAAAGCGGCCCCTCCGGTGCCTGCGAAGACCGCAGGATGGGGTCATGAGTCAGATAAGCGCCCCAGACATCGCCGCCGAGGCGACTGTCCCTGCCGAGTCCGAGGTCACCGTTGCGGGCACCATCGAGCGCCCGTTGACAACCGCTGACCGTTGCGACGCCTGCGGCGCGCAGGCCTTCGTCCGCGCAGTCCTGACCTCGGGCCAGCTGCTGCTGTGCGGACACCACGCCCGCGCACACATGCCGGCCCTCAAGCGTCAGGCCCTGTACATCCAGGACGAGACCGCGACCCTGTCCCCCGCCCAGTGAGCAGACGCCCGCTGGGTGCACTGGCAGCGGGAGACCTTCGCCGAACCGCGTGACGCCGCGCACCACACGCGTGGGGGCCCGGACCACCTCATGGTGGTCCGGGCCCCCAGGCGTTGAGGCGACGGTCAGTCGAGGTAGTCGCGCAGGACCTGGCTGCGCGAGGGGTGGCGCAACTTGCTCATCGTCTTGGACTCGATCTGACGGATCCGCTCGCGCGTGACACCGTAGACCTTGCCGATCTCGTCCAGCGTCTTGGGCTGGCCGTCGGTCAGGCCGAAGCGCATGGACACCACGCCCGCCTCACGCTCAGAGAGCGTGTCAAGCACCGCGTGCAGCTGCTCCTGCAAAAGCGTGAAGCTCACCGCGTCCGCCGGGACCACGGCCTCGGAGTCCTCGATGAGGTCGCCGAACTCGCTGTCGCCGTCCTCGCCCAGGGGCGTGTGCAGGCTGATGGGCTCGCGCCCGTACTTCTGGACCTCAATGACCTTCTCAGGGGTCATGTCGAGCTCGACGGCCAGCTCCTCCGGGGTGGGTTCACGGCCCAGGTCCTGGAGCATCTGGCGCTGGACGCGGGCCAGCTTGTTGATGACCTCGACCATGTGGACGGGGATGCGGATCGTGCGGGCCTGGTCCGCCATGGCGCGGGTGATGGCCTGGCGGATCCACCAGGTCGCGTAGGTGGAGAACTTGAAGCCCTTGGT from Actinomyces respiraculi carries:
- a CDS encoding DUF7455 domain-containing protein, coding for MSQISAPDIAAEATVPAESEVTVAGTIERPLTTADRCDACGAQAFVRAVLTSGQLLLCGHHARAHMPALKRQALYIQDETATLSPAQ